A region of Zeugodacus cucurbitae isolate PBARC_wt_2022May chromosome 5, idZeuCucr1.2, whole genome shotgun sequence DNA encodes the following proteins:
- the LOC105211967 gene encoding uncharacterized protein LOC105211967 — protein MLQGMKANQLVLWLLLSLFLASHAIELLEQNTNELLELKATNATQTNQTASIKAASDAIPRQYPPQFGGPSGGGGGVGAGGGFNNFAGCPLCDSSVYSYCSQKMLHDGCCCDFPVPQLRPPQCFYTDCSLLYAKSCYEHSLIKNCCCNNPY, from the exons atgtTGCAAGGTATGAAGGCAAATCAGCTGGttttgtggttgctgttgtCGCTATTTTTAGCCAGCCACGCAATCGAGCTGTTGGAACAGAATACCAATGAACTATTGG AACTGAAGGCAACAAATGCAACGCAGACAAATCAAACCGCCTCAATCAAGGCAGCTAGCGATGCCATACCACGACAATATCCACCACAATTTGGCGGGCCCTcaggtggtggcggtggtgttGGCGCCGGTGGCGGTTTTAACAATTTCGCCGGCTGTCCACTCTGCGATTCCTCCGTTTACAGTTATTGTTCGCAGAAAATGTTGCACGATGGCTGTTGCTGTGATTTTCCAG TACCCCAGCTGCGCCCTCCGCAGTGTTTCTATACTGACTGCTCACTGTTATATGCTAAATCCTGTTATGAACACTCGCTAATCAAGAACTGTTGCTGTAACAATCCATACTGA